Proteins encoded together in one Anaerotignum faecicola window:
- a CDS encoding pyridoxamine kinase — translation MTKKVAAINDLSGAGRCSLTVALPILSTFGVHVFPMPTAILSNQTGYDSFYIYDFTDKMDNFTYQWKKMELEFDGIYTGFIASCRQVDKIEEFIKIFKKKDTLLIIDPIMGDDGAVYPNFNSELREKITKLAFQADIITPNLTEFCILTGTNYKELISKSDQDNFLDITAECGKKLIRGNVKRAVITGIRHRGRGDSEDMFYNIVISEGKTYFIKSEITGGSYSGTGDILSSIICAMSVKGYDLKYAVEVAVKFIGASIKDSYNENTDRRAGVNFEKYLWMLNGK, via the coding sequence ATGACAAAAAAGGTTGCGGCTATAAACGACCTGTCAGGAGCGGGACGATGTTCGCTTACTGTTGCTTTGCCTATACTTTCAACTTTTGGGGTACATGTTTTTCCGATGCCGACGGCAATACTTAGCAATCAAACCGGGTACGACAGTTTTTATATTTATGATTTTACTGATAAAATGGATAATTTTACATATCAATGGAAAAAGATGGAGCTTGAATTCGACGGCATATATACTGGGTTTATAGCAAGCTGCAGACAAGTTGACAAAATAGAAGAATTTATAAAAATTTTTAAAAAAAAAGATACCCTTCTCATTATCGACCCTATAATGGGGGACGACGGGGCTGTGTATCCTAATTTTAATAGCGAGCTTAGAGAGAAAATTACAAAATTGGCTTTCCAAGCGGATATAATAACGCCCAACCTGACTGAATTCTGTATACTTACAGGAACAAATTACAAAGAACTTATAAGCAAATCGGATCAAGATAATTTTTTGGATATTACCGCTGAATGTGGAAAAAAATTGATCCGCGGAAATGTTAAGCGCGCTGTTATTACCGGAATAAGGCATCGTGGACGCGGCGACAGCGAAGATATGTTTTATAATATAGTTATATCGGAAGGGAAAACTTATTTTATTAAAAGTGAAATTACAGGCGGCAGTTATTCGGGAACAGGGGACATATTGTCTTCTATTATATGCGCAATGTCTGTAAAGGGATACGATTTGAAATATGCGGTTGAAGTCGCAGTTAAATTTATAGGAGCATCCATAAAAGACAGCTATAATGAAAACACGGACAGAAGAGCCGGCGTTAATTTTGAGAAATATCTTTGGATGCTTAACGGCAAGTAA
- a CDS encoding DUF1887 family CARF protein has product MTTQIEFYDKDIIKNTLGVLTVKPDKVIYIYDNALDDMYRFVSLEKCFKKHLPNIILEKYPVNILKMNDIYKKVCEVIDENGNCIIDLTGGSELMVIAGYKAGTEKGAKLVYTDIIEEKLVNIENENDFVKTEMLTLSDFVDARGSDFIGNSHAEPDEKDFDNILKMCRYIFNHLSKWRNTCGFFQTAMADSAPSQLDLRVRAEIYQKDGRHVSPDKDMLYEFQKMGFIRDLYFSGKYVVLSFVSKLAKSYLINYGVWLELFVYINAVKSGVFQDVKLGAMIDWDAYDGYTVAGNEIDIILMDKSMPVFISCKLKDADTPALNELLIAKKRLGGWFSKAIIVTFGNDKELKTGTYRRSRELGIEMLGKEDILSDNFQDRLIKTVRGHNLISLKWKKV; this is encoded by the coding sequence ATGACGACGCAGATTGAATTTTACGACAAGGACATTATAAAGAACACGCTTGGCGTTCTGACTGTAAAGCCAGATAAAGTTATATATATTTACGATAATGCTTTAGATGATATGTATAGATTTGTAAGTCTGGAGAAATGTTTTAAAAAACATCTTCCTAATATAATACTTGAAAAGTATCCGGTAAATATCTTAAAAATGAATGACATTTATAAAAAAGTTTGCGAGGTAATAGATGAAAACGGAAACTGTATAATTGATCTTACGGGAGGAAGCGAATTGATGGTTATAGCCGGCTATAAAGCCGGAACGGAAAAGGGCGCAAAGCTTGTATATACGGATATAATTGAAGAAAAGCTTGTAAATATAGAAAATGAAAACGATTTTGTTAAAACGGAAATGCTTACCCTTTCGGATTTTGTGGATGCGAGAGGATCTGACTTTATCGGAAATTCCCATGCCGAGCCGGATGAAAAAGATTTTGACAATATATTAAAAATGTGCAGGTATATTTTTAATCATCTTAGCAAATGGCGAAATACATGCGGCTTTTTTCAGACGGCTATGGCAGATTCGGCTCCGTCGCAGCTTGATTTAAGAGTCAGAGCGGAAATATACCAAAAGGACGGACGCCATGTAAGCCCCGATAAAGATATGCTTTATGAATTTCAGAAAATGGGCTTTATACGGGATTTGTATTTTTCGGGAAAATATGTTGTGTTGTCGTTTGTTTCAAAACTTGCTAAAAGCTATCTTATAAATTACGGCGTATGGCTGGAATTATTCGTATACATAAATGCTGTTAAAAGCGGCGTTTTTCAGGATGTAAAGCTTGGGGCAATGATCGACTGGGACGCATATGACGGATATACTGTTGCGGGAAATGAAATAGATATAATTTTAATGGATAAAAGTATGCCGGTTTTTATTTCCTGCAAATTGAAAGATGCGGATACTCCTGCCTTAAATGAACTGCTTATTGCTAAAAAGCGTCTTGGCGGATGGTTTTCCAAAGCAATTATTGTTACGTTCGGAAACGATAAGGAATTAAAAACGGGTACATACAGAAGAAGCAGGGAACTTGGTATTGAAATGCTTGGAAAAGAGGATATATTAAGCGACAATTTTCAGGACAGGCTTATAAAAACGGTTAGAGGACATAATTTGATCAGCCTGAAATGGAAAAAAGTTTGA
- a CDS encoding spore germination protein GerW family protein, with amino-acid sequence MGASINGNIEALCSRLDDFVSTKTVVGDAVTIGDVVLIPLIEVSFGMGALGSENPDRKKTESGAGGMGAKITPSAVIAIINGSVQLINIKNQDAVNKLIDMVPGAVSKLNFGSIFGNKNNKTKDDGAEVKFEEKIIVEE; translated from the coding sequence ATGGGCGCATCTATAAACGGAAATATTGAAGCATTATGCAGCAGGCTTGACGATTTTGTATCTACAAAAACAGTTGTCGGCGATGCAGTTACTATTGGCGATGTTGTGCTTATACCGCTTATAGAAGTAAGTTTCGGTATGGGAGCGCTAGGCAGTGAGAATCCCGACAGGAAAAAAACGGAATCGGGAGCCGGAGGAATGGGGGCAAAGATTACGCCGAGCGCTGTTATAGCTATTATAAACGGCAGCGTACAGCTTATAAATATTAAAAATCAGGATGCGGTGAACAAACTTATCGATATGGTTCCCGGAGCTGTTTCAAAGCTTAATTTCGGCTCCATATTCGGGAATAAAAATAATAAGACTAAAGACGACGGAGCAGAAGTTAAATTTGAAGAAAAAATTATTGTTGAAGAGTAG
- a CDS encoding TIGR01906 family membrane protein → MALRAFLGIILFFSVLIVCLLTSVDYVALHDKEFYYSQYQKNNVYETVSINEEDLEKVTDNLINYMKGSINYLNLIVDINGTETQFFNSRELDHMVDVRNLMMSGKNIRDGAAVAAVISFAALMYLGAGLKSASKYFVFGIPVLSACIAVLGFIISRDFTTAFNYFHEIFFTNDLWQLDYTRDRLINIVPESFFIAMALKIGIIFVLVLFFIWIISLAVFLKKRNKAA, encoded by the coding sequence ATGGCGTTAAGGGCATTTTTAGGAATTATATTGTTTTTTTCTGTTTTAATTGTTTGCCTGCTGACTTCGGTAGACTATGTTGCTCTTCATGATAAGGAGTTTTATTACAGCCAATATCAAAAAAACAACGTATATGAAACAGTATCAATAAATGAAGAAGATTTGGAAAAAGTTACGGATAACTTAATTAATTATATGAAAGGCAGTATAAACTACTTAAATTTAATTGTTGATATAAACGGCACGGAAACTCAGTTTTTTAACAGCAGGGAGCTCGACCATATGGTTGACGTAAGAAATTTAATGATGAGCGGCAAAAATATAAGGGACGGCGCCGCGGTTGCAGCTGTGATTTCATTTGCGGCGTTAATGTATTTGGGAGCCGGCCTTAAATCCGCTTCAAAGTATTTTGTTTTTGGGATTCCAGTTCTCTCTGCCTGCATCGCTGTATTAGGTTTTATTATATCAAGGGACTTTACGACTGCTTTTAATTATTTTCATGAGATATTTTTTACAAATGATTTATGGCAGCTGGATTACACAAGGGACAGGCTTATTAATATTGTTCCGGAAAGCTTTTTTATTGCTATGGCCTTGAAAATAGGAATTATTTTTGTTTTGGTATTATTTTTTATTTGGATAATTTCTCTGGCCGTATTTTTAAAGAAGCGCAACAAAGCGGCATAG